CCCTTTGGTCCCTTCGGGGGCGACTCCGGTACTTTGTCCCAAACCGTGCGCAGGTACTGGTCCTGCTTCACGGGCTTGAGCCCCGCGTAGTTCGGGTACTGAAGGTACTGAAGCACCCACAGCCGCCCGCGCGCGTCGAAGCTCATGCTCACCGGTTGCCGAACCATCGGTTCGGCCGCGACCGTCTGGACCGAGAACCCGTCGGGCAGTTTGAACCGTTTTGCGGCTTCTTCGGGTGACAGGCCGTCGGCGGCCGCGAACGACGCGCAGGAGAGCAGCGCGAGGAGGGAGGCGGGCAGGCGCATGGGTGGGACTCCGTGCGGAAAAATCAGAAGTGCAGGATGCGGCACCGCGCGCGGAATTGCAAGCATCGACTCGGTAAGGCGTGACATCCGCGCTCGAGATTTGGCCCGGGGCGTGCGGAACCAGAACGCACTACAATGAGCACGTCCCCGGTACCGGCGTGGGCCGCGTATCGGGACGTGAGACGAACGAGGAACTGGGATGTTCACACCGATTCCGCCGCGATTCGAGGCCGCCGAGGCGCCGACCCGTCCTCTGCAGAGGCGGCGCGTGCCCCGGCGTCGCGGGAGCCGGCTCCGACTGGTGGCCGGCCTCGGAGCCGGGGCCGTCGCGATGGGCGCGTTCTTGCGGATCAGCGCGCTGTCACTGGCGAGCGATTCGACGCACCGGCCAGGGGACGCAATGGCTACCCGGTCCACCGACCCTCACCTGTACGCACTCTTCTCCGAATCGGGGACGTGGTTCATCGCGTTCGGGGCACTGGTTGTTGCGCTGTGTCTGGTCGAATGGGCGCGGCGCGATCCGGCCGTGTAAGTGCGCTCGGGCCGCGCGTTCGGCGACTTCAAGGCGCAGTGCATGAACGTCCTCTATCCCTCGTTCCCGGTTCGCCGGCTCCCGACGATGGCCCTGATCGCGTTTCTTGGCGCGGTTGTTGCTGGTGTCTATGGGGCGGTTCACGACCAGATCAGTTTCGCCATTTCGCCCGAATACTTCACCCGGATGAAATTTCGACAGTTTGCCTGGGCCGATGTCGGGCTACCGCCTCGGGCGTTCGCGTCGGAGGTCGGGTTCCTGGGTACCTGGTGGGTCGGGCTGGTGGCCGGGTGGTTCGCCGCCCGCGCGGGTTTGGCCGAACTACCCCGATCCGACCGCTGGCGCTGCACCCCGCGGTGTTTTGGGATCGTGCTGGCAGCGGCAGCGGTCGTTGGGTCGGCCGGCGCGCTCGTCGGCCTCGTGGAAGCGCGGTCGGGCGATCTCAGCTCCTGGGACGATGTGCGAACGCTTCTCGAAGTCGAAGACGTGCCGGGGTTCGTGGTCGTCGCGTACCTTCACGGCGGAGGGTATTTGGGTGCAGCGCTCGGGCTGATTCTGGCTATCGTCTACGTTCGACGGTGCGTGACGCGGGCGGCTCTGTAACACAGGGCTTCCGCTACGTCCTATGAACGTCGGCCACCCCGGGGCGAAGAACCAGAGGCGCCTTCCGCCGCGGAGCGGCCGGTGCTTTTGGAGCAGTGCGGAGGCCCGTGCATCCCTTGCTGATTTTTTCACGAGCCCGTGCTGGTGTTTCGATTTCTGTACGAGGGGCCGAGCGCGGATCGGGAATCGCACGAGGTTGCCCCTTGTTCTCCGCGGGGCTGTCTGGTTCAATCGGTACATCGCTCGCCACCGAACAAGCGCGGGCCGCTCTCAGCGCTGCACGACAACGACGGGCCGGGGAATCCGATGAGCACACTCGCACACGGTCTCACATCGTTTTCGACGTACCTCAGTGAACTCGATCACACACCGCTGCTCTCGGCGTCCGAGGAGCGCGAACTCGGCACCCGCGTGCTGACCGGCGACCCTCAAGCCCGTGACCGCATGGTGCGCGCGAACCTGCGGCTCGTGGTGAACATCGCCCGCGGGTACGTCGGGCGCGGGCTCGCCCTCGACGACCTCGTGTCCGAGGGGAACATGGGGCTGTTGCGCGCGGTCGAAGGGTTCGATCCCGCGATGAGCACCCGGTTCTCGACCTACGCGAGCTTCTGGATCAAACAGAGCATCAAACGTGCGATCGTGAACACCGCCAAAACGGTCCGGCTCCCGGCGTACATGACGGAACTGCTCATCAAGTGGCGCCGGGCCACGAACAAGCTGTCCGACGAACTGGGCCGCCCGCCGACGCACGAGGAGATCGGCACCTACCTGGGGCTGTCGAAGAAGAAACTGGCGATCATCAAGAAGGCGATCCGCGTCGCGAACGCGGGCTCGCAGGCCGATCAGGGGGACGCGGGATGGAGCATCGAGGAGATGCTCATGGACCCGCGGTCCGATGCGCCCGGGTCTGAGATGGGGAAGTCGGACGACCTGAAACAGGTGTTCCAGTTCCTCGACAACATGGACCCGCGCGAGGCGACCGTTCTGCGCATGCGGTTCGGGCTGAACGACGAGGAACCGAAAACGCTCAAGGAAATCGGCGAGAGCATGGGGCTGACCCGCGAGCGGGTGCGCCAGATCGAGAGCGAGGCCCTCGCGAAACTGGCCGAGCACATTGGGGTGGATTAACGGCCGCGCGTTCTCCGCCGCGCGAGCCACGTGCCCGCGACGGCCAGGGCACTGAGGACGACTTCTCGGTTCTCGAGCACGAGCGCCCAATCGATTTGCGCAGTGGGCTTCGTTCCGGGCGCGGCATGGTGCGCGGTCAGGTCCGTTAATTTCGCTTTTAGGGCGGCGGCTTGGTCCCTGTCGGGGCCGAACGAGAAGATGCTACCTCGACTGAGTGTCGCGCCCGCCAACGATGTTTCGGTGAACGTTACCGAGTTGCGGACATAGGCGGTCACGTCCGAGTCGATCCTCCCACCTCCATTGACAACTCGTTCCAAGCCCCGACGGGTACGGAACACCAGCACCAAATCAACGAGTTCACCCCCACCGGTGCGCGCACCGCTGTTGAGCGTTACAAACGCTGGTGTGCTCCAGCCGTCGGTGTTCCTCACCAGCACCGCGCGGCCGGTCCAACCGGTGGCGTTGTACATGCGATTCGCACCCGGAACGATTACAACGCCGTGCGCATCGGCCAGGGATATTGATGGGGGGAGTGCGTCCAGTACGTCGATTGCGGCCGGTAAACTTTGGGCTTCTGCAGACGAGAGGGACAGAACCAGAGTGAGCGTGCTGAGTGAGAAGCGAACCATTGACGACCTCCGTGTCGGTGGTGGTGACAACGGTTGTCGCAATCATCGGGCCAGACGGGACGAATCGAAGGGATTTGCGGCAGCGATTGGGTACGTTTGGTGACGAGTGACTGAGTGCGGAAAAACGACACCGGCCGGGCGCGCCCTTGTTTAGGCGCGCCCGGCCGGTGCCATTCAGGACAGTAGCATTACGGGCGCGGGGGCAGCGGGACCGGGGCACCGAGCACCGGGGGCGGGAGGGGAACCGGCGCGCCGAGAACCGGAGGAGCGACGGGGGCCGGCACCGGCTTCTCCTTGCTCATCTCCATCAACTTGGACTTCAGACCGTCGGCGAGCTTCCGGTCGGCGTCGCGCCCGGGCTGGCGGAACATCGTGTTGCTGTCCGCGTTGGCGTGGATCGCGGCGCCGTCGAGTGACACGCCGGCGAACAACCCGCGGCTCCGCGAGTACGACACGATCTCGGCTTCCAGTTTCGCGTCCGTTGCCGCCGCGGCCATGCGCCCGACCGGCCCGGCCGCGACCGCGGCGTCGGCCCCGAGCGTCAGCTTACCTTTCCCCTCCAGAATCCGGTCGAGGCTCTTACGGTTGCGGAACACGAGTACCACGTCGGTCGATTCGACCCCGGCCTGGAACCCGACACTGGCCCCGCCCAGGTCCACGAACACCGGGTCGCCCCAGTTCCCGTCCTTGTCTTTGGCGATCACGATCCCGTGCCCGCCGCGCCCGCCGAAGATGAACCCGGCCTTGATGACGCGGGGGATGATCGCCACGCCTTGGGCGTCGGCCAGGAGCTTGGCGGGAATCCCCTTGAGCGGGATCTTGGCCAGGTCGTCGATGACTTCTTCCGCGTGCTCCAGAGTCTTGGTGTTACTGGGGGGCAGTGCGGAAGCCGGGGCCACGAACAGTACGAGGGTCAATGCGGCAAATAAGTAGCGACACATGCGGTTCTCCATACGAGACGAGGGTCAGCACGCCCGACAGCGGAAGCATTATGCAAGCACTGAGCCGAAGCGCACAATCCGGGTCGGCCCGGAATAAATAAATGTCAAGATGGGATGGCTGCGATGATTGAGTTGAGTAGTGGGGCTGATGCCGGCTTGTGGCACCCATCATATAGGCCGGTGTCGACCCGAGTTACCCGGACGTGCCACTTGTCCAGCAAATGGTTACCCCGAAAGTCGCTGCGTTTAAGTCTGGGGAGAGCGAACGGCGCGGCGTAAGTCCGCCGGTCTTTTGAGCCACTACCGGCGGGCTTACGCCAGAGGCCGTTGAATGTGTGGGCAAGGGGTTCTGCCCCACCCGCTCCGTGACCGTCGCGGTTCGCCAAAGGCTCGTGCGAACCGCGACGGTCACGGAGCGGGTGAGCTTCCCATTCAACGCGGCGCCCAACGTGCCAGCATATGCCGGTAACGCATGGGGCAGTT
The Gemmata palustris DNA segment above includes these coding regions:
- a CDS encoding lipid-binding SYLF domain-containing protein — encoded protein: MCRYLFAALTLVLFVAPASALPPSNTKTLEHAEEVIDDLAKIPLKGIPAKLLADAQGVAIIPRVIKAGFIFGGRGGHGIVIAKDKDGNWGDPVFVDLGGASVGFQAGVESTDVVLVFRNRKSLDRILEGKGKLTLGADAAVAAGPVGRMAAAATDAKLEAEIVSYSRSRGLFAGVSLDGAAIHANADSNTMFRQPGRDADRKLADGLKSKLMEMSKEKPVPAPVAPPVLGAPVPLPPPVLGAPVPLPPRP
- a CDS encoding sigma-70 family RNA polymerase sigma factor; its protein translation is MSTLAHGLTSFSTYLSELDHTPLLSASEERELGTRVLTGDPQARDRMVRANLRLVVNIARGYVGRGLALDDLVSEGNMGLLRAVEGFDPAMSTRFSTYASFWIKQSIKRAIVNTAKTVRLPAYMTELLIKWRRATNKLSDELGRPPTHEEIGTYLGLSKKKLAIIKKAIRVANAGSQADQGDAGWSIEEMLMDPRSDAPGSEMGKSDDLKQVFQFLDNMDPREATVLRMRFGLNDEEPKTLKEIGESMGLTRERVRQIESEALAKLAEHIGVD